In Tursiops truncatus isolate mTurTru1 chromosome X, mTurTru1.mat.Y, whole genome shotgun sequence, the following proteins share a genomic window:
- the VEGFD gene encoding vascular endothelial growth factor D, with the protein MYRQWAVVNIFMMSSLQLVQSSSYEHGPVKRASRSMLERSEQQIRAASGLEELLQITHFEDWKLWRCRLKLKSLTSADSRSASHRSTRFAATFYDIETLKVIDEEWQRTQCSPRETCVEVAGELGRSTDTFFKPPCVNVFRCGGCCNEESLVCVNSSTSYVSKQLFEISVPLTSVPELVPVKVANHTGCKCLPTAPRHPYSIIRRSVQIPEEDRCSHSKKLCPVDMLWDSNKCKCVLQEENPLAGMEDHTHLQELALCGPHMKFDEDRCECVCKTPCPRDLIQHPENCSCIECRETLESCCQKHKIFHPDTCSCEDRCPFHMRTCANGKPACPKHCRFPKERRAAHGLHDRENP; encoded by the exons ATGTACAGACAGTGGGCAGTGGTGAATATTTTCATGATGTCTTCTCTGCAGTTGGTGCAGAGCTCCAGTTATGAACATGGACCAGTGAAG CGGGCATCCCGGTCAATGTTAGAACGATCTGAGCAGCAGATTAGGGCGGCTTCGGGTTTGGAGGAACTACTGCAGATCACCCACTTCGAGGACTGGAAGCTGTGGAGATGCCGACTGAAGCTCAAAAGTCTCACCAGCGCGGACTCTCGCTCAGCATCCCATCGGTCCACCAGGTTTGCGGCCACTTTCTATGACATTGAGACGCTAAAAG TTATAGATGAGGAATGGCAAAGGACGCAGTGCAGCCCTCGAGAGACGTGCGTGGAAGTGGCCGGCGAGCTGGGGAGAAGCACTGACACGTTCTTCAAGCCCCCCTGCGTGAACGTGTTCCGGTGTGGCGGCTGCTGCAATGAAGAGAGCCTCGTCTGTGTCAACAGCAGCACCTCGTACGTTTCCAAACAG CTCTTTGAGATATCAGTACCTTTGACATCAGTACCTGAATTAGTGCCTGTTAAAGTTGCCAACCATACAGGTTGTAAGTGCTTGCCAACAGCTCCCCGCCATCCGTACTCGATTATTAGAAGATCCGTCCAGATCCCCGAAGAAGATCG CTGTTCCCATTCCAAGAAACTCTGTCCTGTTGACATGCTCTGGGACAGCAACAAGTGTAAATGTGTTTTACAGGAGGAGAATCCACTCGCCGGCATGGAAG ATCACACTCATCTCCAGGAGCTGGCTCTCTGCGGTCCACACATGAAGTTTGATGAAGATCGTTGTGAGTGTGTCTGTAAAACGCCATGTCCCAGAGATCTCATCCAGCACCCAGAAAACTGCAGTTGCATTGAGTGCAGAGAAACTCTGGAGAGCTGCTGCCAGAAGCACAAGATATTTCACCCAGACACCTGCAG CTGTGAGGACAGATGCCCCTTTCACATGAGAACCTGTGCAAATGGAAAACCAGCATGTCCAAAGCATTGCCGCTTTCCAAAGGAGAGAAGGGCCGCCCATGGGCTCCACGATCGAGAAAATCCTTGA